A single window of Lutzomyia longipalpis isolate SR_M1_2022 chromosome 1, ASM2433408v1 DNA harbors:
- the LOC129787908 gene encoding cadherin-99C, giving the protein MTPWQWMMLHIIFLVYFETVQGAWGRLQPCEVETGQTNIIVDIEESRGNSIGQKTIPPELPIYGDPDSEITLDLVFPKGNPMFTLNGKSLQLIKPIDRDEENLSHTIFQISCTIRSTHRKRNIPIIVRISDVNDNAPVFINTPYETTIPESTPVGTTIFRNILAQDIDSGVNGLVEYFIVEGTKNITDDKVIAADGYGTFDIGFPHQGQVTVVKTLDYERIQRYYLTIVASDRARNVTHRLSATTTLTVNVADSDDLDPSFIYRGCLLLDGACINPEYTASVPSGSLQGVLSVLPEKIQAIDLDTISSPIRYTFLSGMPSNYDEFFQIDDQTGILKQVKVIDTSVAKRFDIIVKAEEVSEEKRFTTAKLSITVKPVDSHPPMIFSTATEGYVDENSPVGTKIEDNHGVPIRLTTTDADFSENDPKPDYVYELTTPYFAVADDGVLLVNEDNLDRDPPNPGVYRFQVVSREKSTNVASAPFSLVVTLRDVNDNPPKLPMIAPVTIMAGDETRFVTKVTATDNDTGENAVITYSIYHVSNNGVKKFSIDAKSGVIETRGPLNAGEQYSITVQASDIGNLHSQAIVEVSVTPGPNTKPPRFVKPVYEVQVSEGADINATIVVVKADDPENDPVKYAILSGNDLRQFSVAPDTGVISVIRKLDREDLTRYQLILRAEDNGGLSTTATVNIRVNDINDNNPEFDENSVPYRFKVEEGRADAVVGVVHATDADDGINADITYSLPSDIPFKIHPKSGEIRTINALDYEKVKEYKFVVTAKDGAPDSRLGTASVLVEVTDIPDEVPVFAEDQIDVKVPENVPDLTIATVKATDPDTKPQITYQLRQGAVELFRVDPKNGQVKTIRGLDYEKEKTHELVIATVENPGNGVGDVVRIHIDVEDRNDIPPVFVSVPEPITVNDDQKIGTIVGSMPAIDGDGTAPGNVVRYEMVGRGKALKYFQVDPDTGVIRLRDELNKEDDTEYQVDVKAYDLGDPQLSSVATLPVFVRHLLNDPNGGAGGEYEARVESGNLNSGTFSNQIGLAFSEDNYVAHVSETSAINATVKAIQIVNSKKATKVNPGFKCDIIKGNIQGHFRAIVESHSCVVSLNRELDFENKSLHDLDIKLSSLKYFVNPLKSVTKLKIVVQDENDNPPVFVIPTYSTETHHPGTYYGVVPLDADIDTPILQVKATDRDSGKFGMIKYRLAGPETNHVGKDEEGTSYFAISEDTGIVKLQKSIKNFKESPVVFTVEAVDNNGQKPFNTAYARVVINTIADINRMSLVFSDASPKDIRRHSKALEELFSEKTSGLIAGIERFSNRKYLTENGTIEEDPNATDVWFYVIDPKTEMIMSRNSTEVKTQLIEAEAQSDLSFAASGIAKATAQGIYAPVESRRHIHKVRTAIAVENDVFPYALIAVSLVILILGTIGIIYICVSWSRYKNFKQRMRSFPTPPNPLRYDPVIIGNQNAEAGTLSLKEYETQVLAMAVNADAEDDLQMDFSAKNHAFSLDNVSYITHKENGGLSPSHSEATTAAMSTLQRNNLNNQANGNNCQNTFNRVLEINRNNANPLAKNSGTLTLGRIKTDRNNYNNGYGMNSLSRNNLTQNNTFNTLNGTACNMYGGSDDTNELMTNTLGRNNRHQKDIMPVTSPLFQQRQYGGTHFNHQSATNENVSFANKDYNPLGFAYLNDLDRSDVETTTEL; this is encoded by the exons ACACCGTGGCAATGGATGATGCTGCATATAATCTTCCTTGTTTACTTTGAGACGGTTCAAGGTGCGTGGGGTAGATTGCAACCATGTGAAGTGGAGACCGGACAAACCAATATCATTGTAGACATTGAGGAGAGTCGTGGCAATT CCATCGGCCAGAAAACAATCCCACCAGAGTTGCCAATTTATGGTGATCCAGACAGTGAAATTACCTTGGATCTTGTCTTCCCAAAGGGGAACCCAATGTTCACACTCAATGGGAAATCCCTTCAACTGATAAAACCCATTGatagagatgaagaaaatctcagcCATACCATTTTTCAA ATTTCATGCACCATCAGATCGACACAtcgcaaaagaaatattccaatAATAGTTCGTATTTCCGATGTTAATGATAATGCGCCAGTATTTATTAATACACCGTACGAGACAACTATACCAGAG TCAACACCTGTTGGTACAACAATCTTCAGAAACATCCTGGCACAAGATATTGATTCCGGAGTTAATGGCCTGGTGGAGTACTTCATTGTTGAgggtacaaaaaatattacagaTGACAAAGTTATTGCAGCAGATGGTTATGGGACCTTTGATATTGGATTTCCTCATCAAGGGCAG GTCACGGTAGTCAAAACACTGGACTATGAGCGAATTCAGCGATATTATCTAACAATTGTCGCATCG GATCGCGCGCGGAATGTCACCCATCGTTTGTCGGCAACAACAACACTCACAGTTAATGTGGCAGATTCCGATGATTTGGACCCGTCTTTCATCTACCGCGGATGCCTCTTGCTCGATGGGGCATGCATTAATCCCGAATATACGGCATCTGTACCATCGGGAAGCCTTCAGGGTGTCCTGTCGGTGCTACCggagaaaattcaagcaaTCGACTTGGACACAATAAGTTCCCCCATTCGCTACACCTTCCTAAGTGGAATGCCCTCAAACTATGATgaattctttcaaattgaCGACCAGACGGGTATATTGAAGCAAGTGAAGGTGATTGACACATCAGTGGCCAAGCGATTTGATATCATTGTGAAAGCTGAAGAAGTATCGGAGGAGAAGCGTTTCACCACCGCCAAGTTATCCATAACCGTCAAACCCGTTGATTCGCATCCACCGATGATTTTCTCCACAGCCACCGAGGGGTatgttgatgaaaattccCCAGTTGGAACGAAGATTGAGGATAATCACGGTGTGCCCATAAGACTCACAACAACTGATGCTGATTTCTCGGAAAATGATCCCAAGCCTGACTATGTTTATGAACTCACGACGCCATATTTTGCCGTTGCCGACGACGGCGTCCTCCTTGTTAACGAAGACAACCTCGATCGTGATCCACCCAATCCGGGGGTGTATCGCTTTCAGGTGGTTTCACGTGAGAAATCAACAAACGTCGCAAGTGCACCATTTAGTTTAGTAGTCACACTACGCGACGTGAATGATAACCCACCGAAATTACCCATGATTGCACCCGTAACAATAATGGCAGGTGACGAAACACGCTTCGTGACCAAAGTCACCGCCACGGACAATGATACGGGAGAGAATGCCGTCATAACTTATTCCATCTATCACGTATCTAACAATGGTGTGAAGAAATTCAGCATTGACGCAAAGAGTGGTGTTATTGAGACACGTGGACCCCTGAATGCTGGAGAGCAGTACAGTATTACCGTGCAAGCTTCAGACATAGGGAACCTTCATTCACag gCAATCGTGGAGGTGTCTGTCACACCAGGGCCAAACACTAAACCACCACGTTTTGTGAAGCCTGTGTATGAGGTTCAGGTGAGTGAGGGAGCTGATATAAATGCCACAATAGTTGTAGTGAAAGCCGATGATCCCGAAAATGATCCCGTCAAGTATGCTATCCTGTCTGGGAATGATCTTAGGCAATTTTCCGTAGCTCCCGACACGGGAGTTATCAGTGTGATTCGTAAACTTGATCGTGAAGATCTTACACGGTACCAATTAATACTCCGTGCCGAGGATAATGGTGGACTTTCAACCACCGCCACTGTGAATATCCGTGTTAATGATATTAATGATAATAATCCAGAATTTGATGAGAATTCTGTGCCATATCGTTTTAAAGTTGAAGAAGGTAGGGCAGATGCTGTTGTGGGTGTTGTTCATGCAACAGATGCCGATGATGGGATTAATGCGGACATTACGTACTCCCTCCCATCGGATATTCCCTTCAAAATTCACCCCAAATCCGGGGAAATTCGTACAATTAATGCCCTTGACTATGAGAAGGTGAAAGAGTACAAATTCGTTGTAACCGCCAAGGATGGGGCACCGGATTCAAGACTGGGAACAGCTAGTGTGCTAGTTGAAGTGACTGATATTCCGGATGAGGTGCCGGTATTTGCTGAAGATCAAATTGATGTGAAAGTGCCGGAAAATGTGCCGGATTTAACGATTGCAACGGTGAAAGCAACCGATCCTGACACAAAACCCCAGATTACTTACCAACTCCGTCAAGGAGCTGTAGAATTATTCCGCGTGGATCCGAAGAATGGTCAAGTGAAGACAATTCGTGGATTGGATTATGAGAAGGAAAAGACTCACGAATTAGTAATTGCTACAGTGGAGAATCCGGGAAATGGTGTGGGGGATGTTGTAAGGATACATATTGATGTTGAGGATCGCAATGATATTCCGCCGGTGTTTGTGAGTGTTCCTGAACCCATTACCGTGAATGATGATCAAAAGATTGGCACGATTGTTGGATCAATGCCGGCAATTGATGGCGATGGCACAGCTCCGGGAAATGTGGTTCGCTACGAAATGGTCGGTCGCGGTAAAGCTCTCAAGTACTTCCAAGTTGATCCAGACACGGGAGTCATACGACTACGCGATGAACTCAACAAGGAAGACGATACGGAATATCAGGTTGATGTAAAAGCCTACGATTTGGGTGATCCTCAGCTGTCGTCCGTTGCCACCCTCCCTGTGTTTGTACGTCATCTCCTCAATGATCCCAATGGCGGTGCAGGGGGAGAATACGAAGCCAGGGTGGAGAGTGGGAATCTCAACAGTGGTACGTTTAGCAATCAAATTGGATTGGCTTTCAGTGAGGACAACTATGTGGCACATGTGTCGGAGACAAGTGCAATTAATGCCACTGTTAAAGCCATCCAAATTGTGAATTCAAAGAAGGCAACAAAAGTTAATCCCGGCTTTAAATGCGACATTATCAAGGGAAACATACAGGGGCATTTTCGGGCAATTGTCGAGAGTCATTCATGCGTTGTGAGTCTCAATCGGGagttggattttgaaaataaatccctCCATGATCTCGATATTAAGCTCTCATCACTCAAGTACTTTGTGAATCCCCTCAAGAGCGTGACGAAACTAAAGATTGTTGTTCAAGATGAGAATGACAATCCACCGGTATTTGTAATTCCCACCTATTCAACTGAAACCCACCACCCAGGCACCTACTACGGTGTTGTGCCCCTGGATGCTGATATTGATACGCCAATTCTACAAGTTAAGGCCACAGATAGGGATTCGGGGAAATTCGGGATGATTAAGTACAGACTCGCAGGTCCAGAGACGAATCACGTGGGTAAAGATGAGGAGGGTACATCGTATTTTGCAATATCCGAAGACACGGGCATTGTGAAGCTGCAGAAGAGCATAAAGAACTTTAAGGAGTCTCCGGTTGTTTTTACAGTAGAAGCTGTGGATAATAATGGTCAGAAGCCCTTCAATACAGCCTATGCGAGAGTTGTGATTAACACGATCGCTGATATAAATCGAATGTCCCTCGTCTTCTCTGATGCCAGTCCCAAGGATATTCGACGACATAGCAAAGCTCTGGAGGAGCTATTTTCGGAGAAAACTTCCGGCCTAATTGCTGGCATAGAACGATTCAGCAATAGAAAGTATTTAACTGAAAATGGTACAATTGAGGAGGATCCCAATGCAACAGACGTGTGGTTCTACGTAATTGATCCCAAAACTGAAATGATCATGTCGCGCAATTCAACAGAAGTCAAAACGCAACTCATCGAAGCTGAGGCACAATCGGACTTGAGTTTTGCCGCCTCGGGGATTGCTAAGGCAACTGCCCAGGGGATTTATGCACCTGTTGAAAGTCGAAGGCACATTCATAAAGTTCGAACGGCAATTGCCGTTGAAAATGACGTCTTCCCCTATGCCCTAATTGCCGTATCTCTTGTAATCCTAATTCTGGGCACCATTGGTATTATCTACATTTGCGTATCGTGGTCACGCTATAAGAATTTCAAGCAACGAATGCGAAGCTTCCCAACACCACCAAATCCCTTGCGGTATGACCCAGTAATTATTGGGAATCAAAATGCAGAAGCTGGTACGCTGAGTCTCAAGGAGTACGAGACACAGGTGCTGGCAATGGCTGTGAATGCGGATGCCGAAGATGATCTTCAGATGGATTTTAGTGCGAAAAATCATGCATTTAGCTTAGATAATGTGAGCTATATCACACACAAGGAGAATGGTGGACTGAGTCCGTCCCACTCTGAGGCAACAACTGCCGCAATGTCCACTCTTCAGCGCAACAACCTTAACAATCAAGCGAATGGGAACAATTGCCAAAACACTTTCAACCGTGTTCTCGAGATTAATCGCAACAACGCCAATCCCCTGGCTAAGAATTCAGGAACACTGACGTTGGGTAGAATAAAGACGGACAGGAATAACTACAATAATGG GTACGGTATGAATTCGCTGAGTAGGAATAATTTGACCCAAAATAACACATTTAACACACTAAATGGCACCGCATGCAACATGTACGGCGGTAGTGATGATACCAACGAACTCATGACAAACACACTGGGTCGCAATAATAGGCATCAAAAAGATATAATGCCCGTTACGAGTCCTCTATTTCAGCAAAG ACAATACGGCGGGACACACTTCAATCATCAGAGTGCaacaaatgaaaatgtttcattcgCAAACAAAGACTACAATCCACTGGGTTTTGCCTACCTAAATGATCTTGATCGATCCGACGTGGAGACTACCACCGAGctgtag